One window of the Mytilus galloprovincialis chromosome 14, xbMytGall1.hap1.1, whole genome shotgun sequence genome contains the following:
- the LOC143059800 gene encoding mesotocin receptor-like isoform X2, whose translation MNEVTKWMAVGILVGILVFNSIILILLLRKKQNSRMAFFVQNLAIADFCVGLIYLLPEVIIYRFHIEWTKYTCYVLYGVKMFPIYVSTFAIITLTLDRLYVILRPISSSARGAKYRVSLIMTTWILAILLSIPYMVSVRFNNGKCGHDFDKKVMLMFDISLILILPVLVIGACYTCIIVTICRRERNELLNESTKRSTNSRLKNDGQTKSTRKPLIAQAKIRTIKLLLIIVTAYIVCWTPVCVGTSLMMWKLIKFGATFQLLYVLAPLNSLVNPLVFLLLHRKIFKRKEFGTYRFNPSGTLKTSIFTNGPRKQSSSSC comes from the exons ATGAATGAAGTAACAAAATGGATGGCAGTTGGAATCCTGGTTGGAATTTTGGTGTTTAACTCAATTATACTGATATTACTTCTCCGCAAGAAACAGAACAGTAGAATGGCTTTCTTCGTACAAAATTTAGCTATAGCAG ATTTTTGTGTCGGTTTGATTTATCTATTACCCGAGGTTATTATATACAGATTTCATATCGAGTGGACTAAATACACCTGCTATGTATTGTATGGAGTGAAAATGTTTCCGATTTATGTATCTACGTTTGCGATCATTACCCTGACACTAGATCGTTTGTATGTTATTCTTAGACCTATATCTTCCTCTGCCAGAGGTGCTAAATATAGAGTATCATTGATCATGACAACATGGATTCTGGCGATATTACTTTCAATACCATATATGGTGTCTGTAAGATTCAATAATGGAAAATGTGGACATGATTTtgacaaaaag GTTATGCTTATGTTTGATATCAGCCTCATTCTGATTCTTCCTGTCCTTGTCATTGGAGcgtgttatacatgtattattgtgACAATTTGTCGTCGCGAGCGAAATGAACTTTTGAATGAAAGTACTAAAAGAAGCACTA ATTCCAGACTTAAAAACGATGGTCAGACAAAAAGTACAAGGAAACCACTTATTGCTCAGGCAAAAATACGGACCATTAAATTACTTCTGATTATCGTTACTG CATATATTGTTTGCTGGACACCGGTGTGCGTTGGTACGTCGTTGATGATGTGGAAGTTAATTAAATTTGGAGCTACTTTTCAACTTTTGTACGTCTTGGCGCCATTGAACAGCCTCGTGAATCCTCTTGTGTTTTTATTATTACATAggaaaattttcaaaagaaaagagTTTGGAACATATAGATTTAACCCGTCTGGAACTTTAAAAACGTCAATTTTCACAAACGGGCCACGAAAGCAGTCTTCATCAAGCTGTTAg
- the LOC143059800 gene encoding mesotocin receptor-like isoform X1 produces the protein MDVLFSNVSVNSSFDLDLRNESRKKKFFPSTMNEVTKWMAVGILVGILVFNSIILILLLRKKQNSRMAFFVQNLAIADFCVGLIYLLPEVIIYRFHIEWTKYTCYVLYGVKMFPIYVSTFAIITLTLDRLYVILRPISSSARGAKYRVSLIMTTWILAILLSIPYMVSVRFNNGKCGHDFDKKVMLMFDISLILILPVLVIGACYTCIIVTICRRERNELLNESTKRSTNSRLKNDGQTKSTRKPLIAQAKIRTIKLLLIIVTAYIVCWTPVCVGTSLMMWKLIKFGATFQLLYVLAPLNSLVNPLVFLLLHRKIFKRKEFGTYRFNPSGTLKTSIFTNGPRKQSSSSC, from the exons ATGGATGTTCTTTTTTCCAATGTGAGTGTTAACAGTAGCTTTGACTTAGATTTGAGGAATGAATccagaaaaaaaaagttctttcctTCT ACAATGAATGAAGTAACAAAATGGATGGCAGTTGGAATCCTGGTTGGAATTTTGGTGTTTAACTCAATTATACTGATATTACTTCTCCGCAAGAAACAGAACAGTAGAATGGCTTTCTTCGTACAAAATTTAGCTATAGCAG ATTTTTGTGTCGGTTTGATTTATCTATTACCCGAGGTTATTATATACAGATTTCATATCGAGTGGACTAAATACACCTGCTATGTATTGTATGGAGTGAAAATGTTTCCGATTTATGTATCTACGTTTGCGATCATTACCCTGACACTAGATCGTTTGTATGTTATTCTTAGACCTATATCTTCCTCTGCCAGAGGTGCTAAATATAGAGTATCATTGATCATGACAACATGGATTCTGGCGATATTACTTTCAATACCATATATGGTGTCTGTAAGATTCAATAATGGAAAATGTGGACATGATTTtgacaaaaag GTTATGCTTATGTTTGATATCAGCCTCATTCTGATTCTTCCTGTCCTTGTCATTGGAGcgtgttatacatgtattattgtgACAATTTGTCGTCGCGAGCGAAATGAACTTTTGAATGAAAGTACTAAAAGAAGCACTA ATTCCAGACTTAAAAACGATGGTCAGACAAAAAGTACAAGGAAACCACTTATTGCTCAGGCAAAAATACGGACCATTAAATTACTTCTGATTATCGTTACTG CATATATTGTTTGCTGGACACCGGTGTGCGTTGGTACGTCGTTGATGATGTGGAAGTTAATTAAATTTGGAGCTACTTTTCAACTTTTGTACGTCTTGGCGCCATTGAACAGCCTCGTGAATCCTCTTGTGTTTTTATTATTACATAggaaaattttcaaaagaaaagagTTTGGAACATATAGATTTAACCCGTCTGGAACTTTAAAAACGTCAATTTTCACAAACGGGCCACGAAAGCAGTCTTCATCAAGCTGTTAg